The Spirochaetota bacterium genome includes a window with the following:
- a CDS encoding YhcH/YjgK/YiaL family protein: MVVDKIENSKLYACLGAGIEKALNYIADTDFAILKPGRYELDGDDIYAIVSDYVTKDRNECRLEAHRKYIDVQYVAAGSEIAGYAPLGGQAPLTGYDDSKDCVFYGGDASFIRLGEGTFAIFFPDDLHMPGTGVSPSPVRKVVVKVKI; encoded by the coding sequence ATGGTTGTAGATAAAATTGAGAACAGCAAGCTCTATGCCTGCCTCGGCGCGGGGATTGAAAAGGCATTGAACTACATTGCGGATACCGACTTTGCCATCCTCAAGCCCGGGCGCTATGAATTGGATGGAGACGACATCTATGCGATTGTGAGCGATTATGTGACGAAGGACAGAAACGAATGCAGGCTTGAAGCGCACAGGAAATACATAGACGTCCAGTATGTCGCGGCCGGAAGCGAGATCGCCGGCTATGCGCCGCTGGGCGGCCAGGCCCCATTGACCGGCTATGACGATTCAAAGGACTGCGTCTTTTACGGGGGCGACGCTTCATTCATCCGGTTGGGCGAGGGAACATTCGCGATATTTTTCCCAGACGATCTCCACATGCCCGGTACGGGCGTCAGCCCCTCGCCCGTGCGGAAGGTTGTCGTAAAGGTGAAAATCTGA
- the rlmN gene encoding 23S rRNA (adenine(2503)-C(2))-methyltransferase RlmN — protein sequence MEKKFIKSCTLDELEEYFRSIGEKPYRAKQILMWLYEKNIDSFDAMTNVSRELRARLDEDFSVNALSLEERLVSRIDGSEKYLFKTGDGNFIESVLIRSDDSEEGRVTVCISSQVGCAMGCRFCETARLGFIRSLETGEILDQLCQIRRVSGLRNNNVVFMGMGEPFMNYDNVIRAAEIMNYSFGFHVSVRKITISTSGVRAGIERFIDEERPYNLAISLNDTLPEKRERIMPVERSNPFEEISRMLNEKFPASRNRLTVVYVMRGDNISPEDAKRLKKMFRYNRIKLNLIPLNEGGHGYDPPSEEQVRRFVHELEIMNVPITVRKSFGRDISGACGQLSGKRYAAGGCDMGELP from the coding sequence ATGGAAAAAAAATTTATAAAGAGCTGTACCCTGGACGAGCTGGAGGAGTACTTCCGCTCCATCGGCGAGAAGCCGTACCGGGCGAAGCAGATACTGATGTGGCTCTACGAGAAGAATATCGACTCCTTTGATGCCATGACCAACGTGTCCCGGGAGCTCCGGGCCCGCCTCGATGAAGACTTTTCCGTGAACGCCCTTTCCCTGGAGGAGCGGCTGGTTTCCCGGATAGACGGATCGGAGAAGTATCTCTTCAAGACGGGCGACGGCAATTTTATCGAAAGCGTGCTGATCAGGAGCGACGACTCGGAAGAGGGGCGGGTAACGGTGTGCATTTCCAGCCAGGTGGGGTGCGCAATGGGGTGCCGCTTCTGCGAGACCGCCAGGCTCGGCTTTATCCGCAGCCTTGAAACGGGGGAGATCCTCGACCAGCTCTGCCAGATCCGTAGGGTCTCGGGCCTGAGGAACAACAACGTGGTGTTCATGGGCATGGGGGAGCCCTTCATGAATTACGACAACGTGATCCGGGCCGCGGAGATCATGAACTACAGCTTCGGCTTCCACGTATCGGTCCGGAAGATCACCATCTCCACCTCGGGGGTGCGCGCCGGGATCGAACGCTTCATCGACGAGGAGCGGCCCTACAACCTGGCCATATCCCTCAACGATACCCTGCCTGAAAAAAGGGAGCGGATCATGCCGGTGGAGCGCTCCAATCCCTTCGAGGAGATATCCCGCATGCTGAACGAGAAGTTCCCGGCCTCGCGGAACAGGCTCACCGTGGTCTACGTGATGCGCGGCGACAATATCTCCCCGGAAGACGCGAAGCGCCTCAAGAAGATGTTCAGGTACAACCGGATCAAGCTGAACCTCATCCCCCTGAACGAGGGGGGCCACGGCTACGACCCGCCTTCCGAGGAGCAGGTCAGGCGCTTCGTCCATGAGCTGGAGATCATGAACGTGCCCATCACGGTGCGCAAGAGCTTCGGCCGGGACATCAGCGGCGCCTGCGGCCAGCTCTCGGGGAAGCGCTACGCCGCGGGGGGCTGCGATATGGGGGAACTGCCGTAG